A region from the Citrobacter telavivensis genome encodes:
- the pdhR gene encoding pyruvate dehydrogenase complex transcriptional repressor PdhR codes for MAYSKIRQPKLSDVIEQQLEFLILEGTLRPGEKLPPERELAKQFDVSRPSLREAIQRLEAKGLLLRRQGGGTFVQSSLWQSFSDPLVELLSDHPESQFDLLETRHALEGIAAYYAALRSTDEDKTRIRELHHAIELAQESGDRDAESDAVLQYQIAVTEAAHNVVLLHLLRCMEPMLAQNVRQNFELLYSRREMLPLVSGHRTRIFEAIIAGKPEEAREASHRHLAFIEEILLDRSREESRRERALRRLEQRKN; via the coding sequence ATGGCCTACAGCAAAATCCGCCAACCAAAATTATCCGATGTGATTGAGCAACAACTGGAGTTTTTGATTCTCGAGGGTACACTGCGCCCAGGCGAAAAACTCCCACCGGAACGCGAACTGGCGAAACAGTTCGACGTCTCCCGTCCCTCCTTGCGTGAGGCGATTCAACGTCTCGAAGCGAAGGGATTGCTGCTTCGTCGCCAGGGCGGCGGCACTTTTGTTCAGAGTAGCCTGTGGCAGAGCTTTAGCGATCCACTGGTAGAACTGCTCTCCGACCATCCTGAATCCCAGTTTGACCTGCTTGAGACGCGCCATGCGCTGGAAGGCATTGCTGCATACTACGCAGCGCTGCGCAGTACCGATGAAGACAAAACACGCATTCGTGAACTGCACCATGCCATTGAACTGGCGCAAGAGTCAGGTGACCGCGATGCTGAGTCCGATGCGGTCCTCCAGTATCAAATTGCTGTCACCGAAGCGGCACACAATGTGGTTTTACTCCATCTGCTAAGGTGTATGGAACCCATGCTGGCCCAGAACGTTCGTCAGAACTTCGAGTTGCTCTATTCGCGTCGCGAGATGCTTCCGCTGGTGAGTGGTCACCGCACCCGTATTTTCGAAGCGATTATTGCCGGTAAGCCAGAAGAGGCGCGTGAAGCATCACATCGCCACCTGGCGTTTATCGAAGAAATTCTGCTCGACCGAAGTCGTGAGGAGAGCCGCCGTGAACGCGCCTTACGTCGTCTGGAGCAGCGAAAGAATTAG